Proteins from a genomic interval of bacterium:
- a CDS encoding LLM class F420-dependent oxidoreductase, with product MRVGVNIFLTDYSIQPVQMGEELEARGYESLWVAEHSHIPTSRATPWGGRKNAPPLPEEYWHTHDSFVALAAIAATTDRLKIGTGIALVAQRDPIWLAKEVASLDIISEGRFEFGIGFGWNREEMASHAIDARTRHRLVREKVALMKALWTQDRVSYHGEMISLEESWAWPKPYQKPHPPIVMGSGGGPMALAAVAEYCDGWMPVHPQNLAGDIATLHGLLEKAGRDPSEVEIGVYGSQPDPELWKGYEALGVSRVTIFLPPAPADIVVPLLDQHRHLIDN from the coding sequence GTGCGCGTCGGGGTGAATATATTCCTTACCGACTACTCGATCCAGCCCGTTCAGATGGGGGAGGAGTTGGAGGCTCGGGGGTACGAGTCGCTGTGGGTTGCGGAGCACAGCCATATCCCGACCAGCCGGGCCACCCCCTGGGGCGGGCGGAAGAATGCTCCGCCGTTGCCTGAGGAGTACTGGCACACCCATGACTCGTTCGTGGCGCTGGCTGCGATCGCTGCTACCACCGATCGGCTGAAGATCGGCACCGGCATCGCCCTGGTGGCGCAACGGGATCCGATCTGGCTGGCCAAGGAGGTGGCGTCGCTGGACATCATCTCCGAAGGACGCTTCGAGTTCGGGATCGGATTCGGCTGGAACCGCGAGGAGATGGCTAGCCACGCCATCGATGCTCGTACTAGGCACAGGCTGGTCCGGGAGAAGGTCGCGCTGATGAAGGCTCTGTGGACCCAGGACCGGGTCTCCTACCACGGAGAGATGATCAGCCTGGAGGAGAGTTGGGCGTGGCCCAAGCCCTACCAGAAGCCGCATCCCCCTATCGTCATGGGAAGCGGAGGTGGCCCCATGGCGCTGGCTGCGGTGGCCGAGTACTGCGACGGCTGGATGCCTGTGCACCCGCAGAACCTGGCCGGGGACATCGCCACGTTGCACGGGCTGCTGGAGAAGGCCGGGAGGGATCCGTCGGAAGTGGAGATCGGCGTCTACGGCTCGCAGCCGGACCCTGAGCTATGGAAGGGGTACGAAGCCTTGGGGGTGTCCCGGGTGACCATCTTCCTGCCCCCCGCGCCCGCTGACATCGTCGTGCCGCTCCTCGACCAGCATCGTCATCTGATCGACAACTAG
- a CDS encoding ATP-dependent DNA ligase, translated as MRLAEVVATSRKIAGTRARRAKVAGLADLLARAEPDEIRILVGFLSGRPRQGRVGVGPAALWTSKVDPAPEPILDIVEVDQVIGAIPRIRGSGSQARRTDLLESLLGRATSDEQDYLRRLLTGELRHGALEGLMMDAVAVASGIDAAVVRRAAMLGGDLGSIAVPALTEGEEALRTMRIVPLRPVRPMLASTSGSAADAMESSGRASVEWKLDGVRIQAHRAGSQVAVFSRRLNDVTDRLPLVAEVVSGLPVSSVVLDGEVLAHDVEGRPERFEQIMSHFGTHEEGDRKPLYPYFFDILHLDGEDLIDLPLGRRIAVLDGLVPPGCLVPRLVTDRVAEAEAALSEARRSRHEGIMVKAIGSTYRAGRRGSAWLKVKPAYHLDLVVLAAEWGHGRRTGRLSNLHLGARDAESDGFVMVGKTFKGLTDAMLAWQTERFLEIAVRRERHVVFVQPEVVVEVAFDGVQSSPVYPGGVALRFARVKQYRPDKPPEQADTIQQIQRIFEERGRRS; from the coding sequence TTGAGACTTGCCGAGGTGGTTGCTACGTCGCGGAAGATCGCGGGCACGAGGGCGCGCCGCGCCAAGGTGGCGGGACTGGCCGATCTCCTGGCCCGGGCGGAGCCGGACGAGATACGGATCCTGGTCGGTTTCCTCTCCGGCAGGCCGCGGCAGGGACGGGTGGGCGTAGGCCCGGCCGCGCTGTGGACTTCGAAGGTCGATCCCGCGCCGGAACCGATCCTCGACATCGTGGAGGTCGATCAGGTGATCGGCGCTATCCCGCGGATCAGGGGCTCCGGTTCCCAGGCTCGCCGTACCGACCTGCTCGAGTCCCTGCTCGGTAGGGCCACCTCCGACGAGCAGGACTACCTGAGGCGGCTGCTGACCGGAGAGCTCCGGCACGGCGCGCTCGAGGGCCTGATGATGGACGCGGTGGCGGTGGCGTCGGGCATCGATGCGGCGGTGGTGAGGCGGGCCGCCATGCTCGGAGGTGACCTCGGATCGATCGCCGTTCCGGCCCTCACGGAGGGAGAGGAGGCTCTGCGGACCATGCGCATCGTTCCGTTGCGGCCGGTCCGGCCCATGCTCGCCTCGACCTCCGGATCGGCCGCGGATGCGATGGAATCGTCCGGCCGGGCGTCGGTGGAGTGGAAGCTCGACGGCGTCCGCATCCAGGCGCACCGGGCCGGTTCGCAGGTGGCCGTCTTCAGCCGGCGGCTCAACGACGTCACCGATCGGCTGCCGCTGGTGGCCGAGGTGGTGTCCGGCCTTCCCGTCTCGAGCGTGGTGCTCGACGGTGAGGTACTGGCCCATGATGTCGAGGGCCGGCCGGAGCGTTTCGAGCAGATCATGAGCCACTTCGGCACCCATGAGGAAGGCGACAGGAAGCCGCTGTACCCGTACTTCTTCGACATCCTGCATCTCGACGGCGAGGACCTGATCGACCTCCCCCTCGGCCGGCGCATCGCCGTGCTCGACGGCTTGGTCCCTCCCGGGTGCCTGGTTCCCAGGCTGGTCACCGACCGGGTCGCGGAAGCCGAGGCCGCCTTGTCGGAGGCCCGCCGGAGCCGCCACGAGGGGATCATGGTCAAGGCGATCGGCTCGACCTACCGGGCGGGCCGGAGGGGATCGGCCTGGCTCAAGGTCAAGCCGGCCTATCACCTGGACCTGGTGGTGCTGGCCGCCGAATGGGGCCATGGTCGCCGGACCGGGCGGCTCTCCAACCTTCACCTGGGCGCCCGGGACGCCGAGAGCGACGGGTTCGTGATGGTAGGCAAGACCTTCAAGGGCCTGACCGATGCGATGCTGGCCTGGCAGACCGAGCGGTTTCTCGAGATCGCGGTCCGCCGGGAACGCCATGTCGTGTTCGTCCAGCCTGAGGTGGTGGTGGAGGTGGCTTTCGACGGGGTCCAGTCGAGCCCGGTGTATCCGGGCGGCGTAGCCCTCCGTTTCGCCCGAGTCAAGCAGTACCGGCCCGACAAGCCGCCCGAGCAGGCCGACACCATTCAGCAAATCCAGCGGATATTCGAGGAACGCGGAAGGCGGAGCTAA
- a CDS encoding fructose bisphosphate aldolase has translation MNLNQLQKVKEERGFIAALDQSGGSSPKALARYGVPEDAYSTTDEMFDLIHDMRTRVITSPGFEGSRVFGAILFADTMRRRIDGVPTARYLWRERGVVPFLKVDEGLEGERHGVQLMKPMTGLDDLLDEGQENAVFGTKMRSVIKLADREGIEANVEQQFEVGERILEAGMIPILEPEVDIDSPEKAEAEDLLLEAIVARLGRLGNSGVMLKLTLPSQDDLYLGLVEHPNVVRVAALSGGYAHVEACERLARQRGMVASFSRALLEGLMVDQSQEEFDAVLGRLVHNVFEASAT, from the coding sequence ATGAACTTAAACCAGTTGCAGAAGGTTAAGGAAGAGAGAGGGTTCATCGCCGCGCTGGACCAGAGCGGGGGTAGCTCGCCCAAGGCGCTGGCGAGGTACGGGGTACCGGAGGACGCCTACTCGACCACCGACGAGATGTTCGATCTGATCCACGACATGCGAACCCGGGTCATCACCAGCCCCGGTTTCGAGGGGAGCCGGGTCTTCGGTGCCATCCTGTTCGCCGACACGATGCGCCGCCGGATCGACGGTGTTCCCACGGCCCGCTACCTGTGGCGGGAGAGGGGCGTGGTGCCCTTCCTGAAGGTGGACGAGGGTTTGGAAGGGGAGCGGCACGGCGTCCAGCTCATGAAGCCGATGACCGGCCTGGACGACCTGCTGGACGAAGGTCAGGAGAACGCAGTCTTCGGCACCAAGATGCGCTCGGTCATCAAGCTCGCGGATAGGGAAGGCATCGAGGCCAACGTGGAGCAGCAGTTCGAGGTGGGGGAGCGGATTCTGGAGGCCGGAATGATCCCGATCCTTGAGCCCGAGGTGGACATCGACAGCCCGGAGAAGGCCGAAGCCGAGGACCTGCTGCTCGAGGCCATCGTGGCCCGGCTGGGCAGGCTGGGGAACTCGGGCGTGATGCTCAAGCTGACCCTCCCGAGCCAGGACGATCTGTACCTGGGTCTGGTCGAGCATCCCAACGTGGTCCGGGTGGCGGCCCTTTCCGGGGGCTACGCCCACGTGGAGGCGTGCGAGCGCCTGGCGCGGCAGCGCGGCATGGTGGCGAGCTTCAGCCGGGCCCTCCTGGAGGGCTTGATGGTGGACCAGTCGCAGGAGGAGTTCGATGCGGTACTGGGCCGGCTGGTGCACAACGTGTTCGAAGCTTCGGCTACGTGA
- a CDS encoding CoA transferase: MKPLAGVRVVELANWIAAPAAGAVLADLGADVIKVEPPTGDPVRGFLRSPEVGGSAAEVDYPFTVSNRGKRSVTLAVNTEAGREALLELAGFADVFLTNMLNFRLVRYGLEPSDLLAVNPRLVVARVSGYGSRGPEAHRPGFDMTAFFARGGMIDAMTPPDGDAPKPPTGPGDHATAMAMVAAILLGLRTAERTGRGQVVDTSLLSMGIWTMASMLAATLVDGRDREHRSRSSEVTALNNRYRTSDDRWLFLTMPGGAMWRPLCLALGVEDMVEDERFADADSRRENMDLVVERLDRAFETRTLAEWGGILDEAGLVWGPASSLSDVASDRQAEVLGLFPEIEHPVAGTFRTVATPFEMEGADLRPTGPAPEPGEHTGSVLREMGWDDARIEAARLRGAFGRPARG; the protein is encoded by the coding sequence ATGAAGCCGCTGGCCGGCGTACGCGTCGTGGAGTTGGCCAACTGGATCGCCGCGCCCGCCGCAGGTGCGGTCCTGGCCGATCTGGGCGCCGATGTCATCAAGGTGGAGCCCCCGACCGGTGATCCGGTACGCGGCTTTCTCCGTTCTCCCGAGGTCGGCGGTTCTGCCGCCGAGGTGGATTATCCGTTCACGGTGAGCAATCGGGGCAAGCGGTCCGTGACGCTGGCGGTCAACACCGAGGCGGGCCGGGAGGCGTTGCTGGAGCTAGCAGGGTTCGCCGACGTGTTCCTTACCAACATGCTCAACTTCCGGCTGGTGAGGTACGGCCTGGAACCGTCTGATCTACTGGCGGTCAACCCGAGGTTGGTGGTGGCTCGGGTGAGCGGGTACGGGAGCCGGGGTCCCGAGGCGCACCGGCCCGGCTTCGACATGACCGCCTTCTTCGCCCGCGGCGGCATGATCGACGCCATGACGCCGCCCGACGGGGACGCTCCCAAGCCGCCTACGGGACCGGGTGACCACGCCACAGCCATGGCGATGGTGGCGGCGATACTGCTGGGTCTCCGGACCGCCGAGCGGACCGGCCGCGGCCAGGTGGTCGACACCAGCCTCCTTTCAATGGGGATCTGGACCATGGCCAGCATGCTGGCCGCCACCCTGGTGGACGGGCGGGACCGTGAGCACCGGTCGAGATCGTCCGAGGTCACGGCCCTGAACAACCGCTACCGGACGTCGGACGATCGGTGGCTGTTCCTGACCATGCCCGGGGGTGCGATGTGGCGACCTCTCTGCCTGGCGCTGGGTGTCGAGGACATGGTCGAGGACGAGCGCTTCGCCGACGCGGACTCCCGCCGCGAGAACATGGATCTGGTGGTCGAGCGCCTCGATCGAGCGTTCGAGACCAGGACCCTGGCGGAGTGGGGTGGGATCCTCGACGAGGCGGGCCTGGTCTGGGGTCCGGCGTCGAGCCTGAGCGACGTGGCCTCGGACCGCCAAGCCGAAGTCCTGGGTCTCTTTCCCGAGATCGAGCACCCTGTCGCGGGTACGTTCCGCACGGTGGCGACGCCGTTCGAGATGGAGGGCGCCGACCTCCGCCCGACCGGTCCGGCCCCCGAGCCGGGTGAGCACACCGGTTCGGTACTGCGGGAGATGGGTTGGGACGATGCCCGCATCGAGGCGGCCCGCCTTCGAGGTGCCTTCGGTCGGCCTGCTCGAGGCTAA
- the gcvT gene encoding glycine cleavage system aminomethyltransferase GcvT has product MTAEGVSGAGRRLKQLALRDRHEALGARFAPFAGWEMPLQYQGIVGEHHAVREGVGVFDVSHLGRALVQGSQAGPLLRSVTTFDVTRLVPGKAHYSLYCNEAGGIDDDVFIYRLAGERWAVVHNASNADQDFDRLRSVFGEDASEITAETAMLAVQGPDAMSLLGSVLGDAVAGLEMRSCVELDWEGGQVMFARTGYTGEDGGECIVGVAHAAALWDALIEGGASPAGLGARDTLRLEAALPLYGNDLDAATSPYDAGLGFAVTLDDGARFTGREALAEARDRPRTRRLAHLEARGRGVLRAGYAVHAQDGGEPVARLTSGSFSPSLRLGIGMAYLPVKLAKTGTRFDVDVRGRMLPVEVVRRPFYRKSRE; this is encoded by the coding sequence GTGACAGCAGAAGGCGTTTCCGGCGCCGGACGCAGGCTCAAACAGCTAGCCCTGCGGGACCGGCACGAAGCCCTAGGCGCCCGCTTCGCACCCTTCGCCGGCTGGGAGATGCCGCTCCAGTACCAGGGGATAGTCGGCGAGCACCATGCCGTGCGCGAAGGGGTCGGCGTCTTCGATGTATCTCATCTGGGTCGGGCCCTGGTGCAGGGTTCGCAGGCAGGCCCACTGCTCAGGTCGGTCACCACGTTCGATGTGACCAGGCTGGTGCCGGGCAAGGCCCACTACTCGCTCTACTGCAACGAGGCCGGCGGCATCGATGATGACGTGTTCATCTACCGGCTGGCCGGTGAGCGATGGGCAGTCGTCCACAACGCTTCAAATGCCGACCAGGACTTCGACAGGCTCCGCTCCGTATTCGGCGAAGACGCCTCCGAGATCACTGCCGAGACAGCGATGCTCGCCGTACAGGGCCCGGACGCGATGTCGCTTCTCGGCAGCGTCCTCGGGGACGCCGTAGCAGGGCTCGAGATGCGGTCGTGCGTGGAACTCGACTGGGAGGGTGGGCAGGTGATGTTCGCCCGCACCGGTTATACGGGCGAGGACGGCGGCGAGTGCATTGTCGGGGTCGCGCACGCCGCGGCGCTTTGGGATGCCCTGATCGAGGGAGGGGCATCGCCCGCGGGTCTCGGGGCCCGGGATACGCTGCGCCTGGAGGCCGCGCTGCCCCTTTACGGCAACGATCTTGACGCGGCGACGAGCCCCTACGATGCCGGCTTGGGCTTCGCCGTGACCCTCGATGACGGGGCGCGCTTCACAGGGCGCGAAGCGCTGGCCGAGGCCCGGGACCGACCCCGGACGCGGCGCCTCGCCCACCTCGAGGCGCGCGGGCGCGGTGTGCTGCGGGCGGGCTATGCCGTACACGCTCAGGATGGCGGCGAGCCCGTGGCCCGGCTCACCAGCGGAAGTTTCAGCCCGAGCTTGCGTCTCGGCATCGGCATGGCCTACCTTCCCGTGAAGCTTGCGAAGACCGGCACCCGGTTCGATGTCGACGTACGCGGCCGTATGCTCCCGGTCGAAGTCGTGCGCCGCCCGTTCTACCGAAAGTCGAGGGAGTGA
- the gcvH gene encoding glycine cleavage system protein GcvH translates to MKADYEIPDNLLYTEEHEWLRRDEENPDQATIGITDFAQDNVGDVVYLDLPPEGDSVSAGETCGEIESAKTVSDLYAPVDGVVVATNGDLEDQPELVNDSPYGDGWMIRVRMADAAQLEDLLDASAYRALIEEH, encoded by the coding sequence ATGAAGGCCGATTACGAGATTCCCGACAACCTTCTCTACACGGAGGAGCACGAGTGGCTGCGCCGTGACGAGGAGAATCCGGACCAGGCCACGATCGGCATCACGGACTTCGCCCAGGACAATGTAGGAGACGTGGTGTACCTGGACCTTCCCCCCGAGGGAGACAGCGTCTCCGCCGGTGAGACCTGCGGCGAGATCGAATCTGCCAAGACCGTCTCCGACCTCTACGCCCCGGTGGATGGCGTCGTGGTCGCCACCAACGGGGACCTCGAAGACCAGCCGGAGTTGGTTAACGACTCCCCCTACGGAGACGGCTGGATGATCCGTGTCCGCATGGCCGATGCGGCACAGCTCGAAGACCTGCTCGACGCCTCCGCCTACCGGGCGTTGATCGAGGAGCATTGA
- the gcvPA gene encoding aminomethyl-transferring glycine dehydrogenase subunit GcvPA codes for MSSRSSGSPHPYIPATEADRARMLERIGAPDVGALFADLPAAMRDPAIYLPPALPEPELIALMEELAGANADPWRPDFLGAGAYRRSIPVITAFLTGRSEFATSYTPYQPEISQGTLQAAFEYQSVVCELTGMDVSNAGLYDVASATAEACLMAARVTKRRTVALLEPIHPGTAEVVRTYARGAGLGVDAVPSPDAIGEEHACLVAQQPDFLGTIVDLEPLADAAHAVGALFVAVADPFALGLLRAPGDAGADIVTGEGRDLAGPPNYGGPSLGLFAARTKYLRQMPGRIVGRTRELADGNGRGEERTGYVLTLQAREQFIRRERATSNVSTAQALIAVAFTITVQALGPSGMRDSAVLCYQRAHDAASRIAALPGYETPERGPWFQEFLVRGPIPAPDLAARLAERGIGAGLDVSARPEPETRDALLFAVTEATPDAHVDALIGALAEIGGKA; via the coding sequence ATGTCCTCACGGTCCTCGGGTTCACCGCATCCCTACATCCCGGCCACGGAGGCGGATCGGGCGCGGATGCTGGAGCGGATCGGCGCCCCCGACGTAGGCGCGTTGTTCGCCGACCTGCCCGCAGCGATGCGGGATCCGGCGATCTACCTCCCGCCCGCGCTACCGGAGCCGGAGTTGATCGCGTTGATGGAGGAACTCGCCGGCGCCAATGCTGACCCGTGGCGACCTGATTTCTTGGGCGCCGGAGCGTACCGGCGTTCCATCCCGGTTATCACGGCATTCCTGACCGGGCGTTCCGAGTTCGCCACCTCCTACACGCCGTACCAGCCGGAGATCAGCCAGGGAACCCTGCAGGCCGCGTTCGAGTACCAGTCGGTCGTGTGCGAACTGACCGGCATGGACGTCTCCAACGCCGGGCTCTACGACGTGGCCAGCGCCACCGCCGAAGCCTGCCTGATGGCGGCCCGAGTCACGAAGCGGAGGACGGTCGCACTGCTCGAGCCGATCCATCCCGGAACCGCCGAAGTGGTCCGCACGTACGCACGGGGCGCCGGGCTGGGCGTGGATGCTGTCCCGTCGCCGGATGCGATCGGTGAGGAGCACGCCTGCCTGGTAGCCCAGCAGCCGGATTTCCTCGGGACCATCGTGGACCTCGAACCGCTCGCCGATGCTGCCCATGCCGTAGGGGCGCTGTTCGTGGCGGTCGCCGATCCGTTCGCGCTGGGCCTGCTACGGGCGCCGGGCGATGCCGGCGCCGACATCGTGACCGGCGAGGGCCGTGATCTGGCCGGTCCTCCCAACTACGGCGGGCCGTCCCTCGGTTTGTTCGCGGCGCGCACCAAGTACTTGAGGCAGATGCCGGGTCGCATCGTCGGACGGACCAGAGAACTCGCAGATGGAAACGGCAGGGGAGAGGAGCGCACCGGATACGTGCTCACATTGCAGGCCCGCGAGCAGTTCATCCGGAGGGAGCGGGCCACGTCCAACGTGTCCACCGCTCAGGCCCTGATAGCGGTTGCCTTCACCATCACCGTCCAGGCGCTCGGCCCGAGCGGTATGCGTGACTCCGCCGTGCTCTGCTACCAGCGCGCCCACGACGCCGCTTCCCGGATAGCGGCGCTGCCCGGTTACGAGACACCCGAACGCGGGCCCTGGTTCCAGGAGTTCCTCGTCCGAGGGCCCATCCCCGCCCCTGACCTGGCCGCTCGGCTGGCCGAGCGCGGCATCGGAGCGGGTCTCGACGTATCGGCGCGGCCGGAGCCCGAGACACGCGATGCCCTGCTGTTCGCCGTGACGGAGGCGACTCCCGATGCGCACGTCGACGCGTTGATCGGGGCGCTGGCGGAGATAGGGGGAAAGGCGTGA